A stretch of Crossiella cryophila DNA encodes these proteins:
- a CDS encoding aldehyde dehydrogenase family protein has protein sequence MRTRQLLINGAERPAANQRTTPDHSPWTGEVFAEVAAASPADVTLATEAAQAAFPAWAAARPSERRAVLLKAADLLEQRAEEVVELISAETGGTRGWGLFNVDLAGQILREAAAAATQPVGEVLTTEFGGQLSLAVREPAGVVAAFSPWNAPVILGIRSIAVPLAVGNTVVLKPTEDAPIAAGYFLADLLHEAGLPPGVLNVISNARADAAEIARALIADPRVRLVNFTGSTGVGRLIGIAAAEHLKPAILELGGKNSVLVLDDADLDHAAAAVNFGAFANTGQICMSADRVLVQRKVAEEFTAKLAARAATLRQGAPTDPTTTLGPLISANSANRVATLVAETVEAGATLHTGGGPAEGAGYPATVLSGITPDMRIHHEEVFGPVCTVLTFDTDEEAIALANSTDYGLSTGILTTHQGRGLTIARQLHTGIAHVGDQSVADEPQAPFGGVGQSGYGKFGGRWGVDAFTTTRWITLGPQHSNYPI, from the coding sequence GTGCGCACCCGCCAGCTCCTGATCAACGGCGCCGAACGCCCCGCCGCGAACCAGCGCACCACCCCCGACCACTCCCCCTGGACCGGCGAGGTGTTCGCCGAGGTCGCCGCGGCGAGTCCGGCCGATGTCACCCTCGCCACCGAGGCCGCCCAGGCGGCGTTCCCGGCCTGGGCGGCGGCCCGGCCCAGTGAGCGGCGCGCGGTCCTGCTCAAGGCCGCCGACCTGCTGGAACAGCGCGCCGAAGAGGTGGTCGAGCTGATCTCCGCGGAGACCGGCGGCACCCGCGGCTGGGGCCTGTTCAACGTCGACCTGGCAGGCCAGATCCTGCGTGAGGCCGCCGCCGCGGCCACCCAGCCGGTGGGCGAGGTGCTGACCACGGAGTTCGGCGGCCAACTCTCCCTGGCCGTGCGCGAACCGGCTGGCGTGGTGGCCGCGTTCTCGCCGTGGAACGCCCCGGTGATCCTGGGCATCCGGTCGATCGCGGTGCCGCTGGCGGTCGGCAACACGGTGGTGCTCAAGCCGACCGAGGACGCCCCCATCGCGGCCGGCTACTTCCTGGCCGACCTGCTGCACGAGGCCGGTCTGCCGCCCGGCGTGCTCAACGTGATCAGCAACGCCAGGGCGGACGCCGCCGAGATCGCCCGCGCCCTGATCGCCGATCCCAGGGTCCGGCTGGTCAACTTCACCGGCTCCACCGGCGTCGGCCGCCTGATCGGCATCGCCGCCGCCGAACACCTCAAGCCCGCGATCCTGGAGCTGGGCGGCAAGAACTCGGTGCTGGTGCTCGACGACGCCGATCTGGACCACGCCGCCGCCGCCGTCAACTTCGGCGCCTTCGCCAACACCGGCCAGATCTGCATGTCCGCGGACCGGGTCCTGGTGCAGCGGAAGGTCGCCGAGGAGTTCACCGCCAAACTCGCCGCCCGCGCCGCCACGCTGCGCCAGGGCGCCCCCACCGACCCGACAACCACCCTCGGCCCGTTGATCAGCGCCAACTCGGCCAACCGGGTGGCCACCCTGGTCGCCGAAACGGTCGAGGCGGGCGCCACCCTGCACACCGGCGGCGGCCCGGCCGAGGGCGCGGGCTACCCCGCCACCGTGTTGTCGGGCATCACCCCCGACATGCGCATCCACCACGAGGAGGTCTTCGGCCCGGTCTGCACCGTGCTCACCTTCGACACCGACGAGGAGGCCATCGCACTGGCCAACAGCACCGACTACGGCCTGAGCACCGGCATCCTGACCACCCACCAGGGCCGCGGCCTGACCATCGCCCGCCAGCTGCACACCGGCATCGCGCACGTCGGCGACCAGTCCGTGGCCGACGAACCCCAGGCCCCCTTCGGCGGCGTGGGCCAGAGCGGCTACGGCAAGTTCGGCGGCCGCTGGGGCGTGGACGCCTTCACCACCACCCGCTGGATCACCCTGGGCCCCCAGCACAGCAACTACCCGATCTAG
- a CDS encoding phytoene desaturase family protein encodes MAVPEVDAIVIGSGPNGLVAANLLADAGWDVLVLEAEDTPGGSVRTAEITAPGFHNDLFSSCYPFGVASPILAGLDLARHGLRWRHAPHPLAHVLPDQRGVRLGATLADTAASVSTFAAADGDAWLAEYELWQRVRDSLIDAILRPFPPVRPALALGRALGAADGLRFARLGLSSVRGFTGERFAGEGARVLFAGNAMHTDLSPDGAGSAVFGWLLSMLAQEVGFPVPAGGAGALTAALVARLAERGGGVHCGRRVARVLTARGIAVGVEDVTGERYRARKAVLADVHPIPLYRDLVGLDRLPARLVRDLSHFTYDDATVKINWALSGPIPWLTPEAHGAAVVHLGADLNGISRFATDLACGTEPVHPFVLLGQMTTADPSRSPAGTEAVWAYFHVPRGLDWTPDRLHRYTDLAESLLERHAPGFRSMILGRAVQSPPDLQGRNASLVEGGVSAGTTALSQQLVFRPLPGLGRADTPIDRLYLAGAGAHPGGAVHGGPGANAARAALARNGITGEVYATMIGGLHRMIYR; translated from the coding sequence ATGGCGGTGCCCGAGGTGGACGCGATCGTCATCGGCTCCGGCCCGAACGGCCTGGTCGCGGCGAACCTGCTGGCCGACGCGGGCTGGGACGTCCTGGTCCTGGAGGCCGAGGACACCCCCGGCGGCTCGGTGCGCACGGCCGAGATCACCGCCCCCGGCTTCCACAACGACCTGTTCTCCTCCTGCTACCCCTTCGGCGTCGCCTCCCCGATCCTGGCCGGCCTGGACCTGGCCCGGCACGGCCTGCGCTGGCGGCACGCCCCGCACCCGCTCGCACACGTCCTGCCCGACCAGCGCGGCGTCCGCCTCGGCGCCACCCTCGCCGACACCGCCGCCTCGGTCAGCACCTTCGCCGCGGCCGACGGTGACGCCTGGCTGGCCGAGTACGAGCTGTGGCAACGGGTCCGGGACAGCCTCATCGACGCGATCCTGCGCCCCTTCCCGCCGGTCCGCCCGGCCCTCGCGCTGGGCCGGGCCCTGGGTGCGGCCGACGGCCTGCGGTTCGCCCGGCTCGGCCTGTCCTCGGTGCGTGGCTTCACCGGCGAGCGGTTCGCGGGGGAGGGCGCGCGGGTGCTGTTCGCGGGCAACGCGATGCACACCGACCTCAGCCCCGACGGCGCGGGCAGCGCGGTGTTCGGCTGGCTGCTGAGCATGCTCGCCCAGGAGGTCGGGTTCCCGGTCCCGGCCGGTGGCGCGGGGGCGCTGACCGCGGCACTGGTGGCCCGGCTCGCCGAACGCGGTGGCGGAGTCCACTGTGGACGGAGGGTGGCCAGGGTGCTGACCGCCAGGGGGATCGCGGTCGGCGTCGAGGACGTGACCGGCGAGCGCTACCGGGCCCGCAAGGCGGTGCTCGCCGACGTGCACCCGATCCCGCTCTACCGCGACCTGGTCGGCCTGGACCGGCTACCCGCCCGCCTGGTGCGGGACCTGTCCCACTTCACCTACGACGACGCCACCGTCAAGATCAACTGGGCGCTGTCCGGCCCGATCCCCTGGCTGACCCCGGAGGCCCACGGCGCCGCGGTGGTGCACCTGGGCGCGGACCTCAACGGCATCAGCCGCTTCGCCACCGACCTGGCCTGCGGCACAGAACCCGTGCACCCGTTCGTCCTGCTGGGACAGATGACCACCGCCGACCCCAGCCGTTCCCCGGCGGGCACCGAGGCGGTCTGGGCCTACTTCCATGTGCCCCGCGGCCTGGACTGGACCCCGGACCGCCTGCACCGCTACACCGACCTGGCCGAATCCCTGCTGGAACGGCACGCACCCGGCTTCCGCTCGATGATCCTGGGCCGCGCGGTGCAGTCCCCGCCCGATCTCCAGGGCCGCAACGCCAGCCTGGTCGAGGGCGGCGTCAGCGCGGGCACCACGGCCCTGAGCCAGCAGTTGGTCTTCCGTCCCCTGCCCGGCCTTGGCCGCGCCGACACCCCGATCGATCGCCTGTACCTGGCCGGTGCCGGCGCCCACCCTGGCGGCGCGGTGCACGGCGGTCCCGGCGCCAACGCGGCCCGCGCGGCCTTGGCCCGCAACGGAATCACCGGCGAGGTGTACGCCACAATGATCGGCGGCCTGCACCGGATGATCTACCGCTGA
- a CDS encoding GNAT family N-acetyltransferase, protein MTTPPHTLTTGPADAALEQRLTEELIAFNNTATGNAERTEFTVRVTDDKGDLVAGLVAWTWGALAGIDLVWVRADSRQDGWGSRLVQAAEAEARRRGCDRISVSSFTFQAPGFYRRHGFVETGRTLGIPGGHEDVHLFKRLAE, encoded by the coding sequence ATGACCACCCCGCCGCACACCCTCACCACCGGCCCCGCCGACGCCGCCCTGGAACAGCGGCTGACCGAGGAACTGATCGCGTTCAACAACACCGCCACCGGCAACGCCGAACGAACCGAGTTCACGGTTCGAGTCACCGACGACAAGGGTGACCTGGTCGCGGGCCTGGTCGCCTGGACCTGGGGCGCCCTGGCCGGAATCGACCTGGTGTGGGTACGCGCGGACAGCCGCCAGGACGGCTGGGGCAGCCGCCTGGTGCAGGCCGCCGAGGCCGAGGCACGCCGCCGCGGCTGCGACCGGATCTCGGTGTCCTCCTTCACTTTTCAGGCGCCGGGGTTCTACCGGCGGCACGGGTTCGTGGAGACGGGGCGGACGTTGGGGATTCCCGGCGGGCATGAGGATGTGCACTTGTTCAAACGGCTCGCGGAGTAG
- a CDS encoding MarR family winged helix-turn-helix transcriptional regulator, with translation MDEPRWLDGSELTAWQDFLTAGALLNRLVEQQLRENGLSHPQYEVLVRLSEAGGELRMTELAEAAVTSKSGLSYQVAQLEKLGLVTRRSCPTDVRGVIAELTSAGWARLRAAAPGHAALVRTAFVEGLDPERFRGLAAGLAELADRLRSHE, from the coding sequence GTGGACGAACCGCGTTGGCTGGACGGGTCGGAGCTGACCGCGTGGCAGGACTTCCTGACCGCGGGCGCCCTGCTGAACCGCCTGGTGGAGCAGCAGCTCAGGGAGAACGGGCTGTCGCATCCGCAGTACGAGGTGCTGGTGCGCCTGTCCGAGGCCGGTGGCGAGCTGCGGATGACCGAGCTGGCCGAGGCCGCGGTCACCTCCAAGAGCGGGCTGAGCTATCAGGTGGCGCAGCTGGAGAAACTGGGTCTGGTGACCCGGCGGAGCTGCCCGACCGATGTGCGTGGCGTGATCGCCGAACTCACCTCGGCGGGCTGGGCCCGGCTGCGCGCCGCCGCGCCTGGGCATGCCGCGCTGGTGCGGACGGCGTTCGTGGAGGGGCTGGACCCCGAGCGGTTCCGGGGACTGGCCGCCGG